From a region of the Mycobacteroides saopaulense genome:
- the lspA gene encoding signal peptidase II, whose protein sequence is MMGDVSDEPETAPQPQRRIKLLLIVAAVVLAVDVVTKVLAVKLLQPGKPVPIIGDTVTWTLVRNSGAAFSFATGYTWVLTLIAISVVVGILLIGRRLVSTWWAIGLGMILGGALGNLVDRFFRGPGPLRGHVVDFLSVGWWPVFNVADPSVVGGAILLVALSLFGYDYDREGRTTRAVPGDEAPEASANSGPESDTEGADAQASQTKPS, encoded by the coding sequence ATGATGGGGGACGTGAGTGACGAGCCCGAAACCGCCCCACAGCCCCAGCGGCGGATAAAACTGCTACTTATCGTGGCGGCGGTGGTGCTCGCGGTCGATGTGGTCACCAAGGTCCTCGCCGTCAAACTGCTCCAACCGGGTAAACCTGTGCCCATCATCGGCGACACCGTGACCTGGACGCTGGTGCGCAACTCGGGCGCGGCGTTCTCGTTCGCCACCGGCTACACCTGGGTCCTGACCCTGATCGCGATATCGGTGGTGGTGGGAATCCTGCTGATCGGTCGTCGGTTGGTCTCGACGTGGTGGGCAATCGGCTTGGGCATGATTCTCGGCGGCGCTCTGGGCAATCTGGTCGACAGGTTCTTCCGCGGACCCGGTCCACTGCGCGGCCACGTGGTCGACTTCCTGTCGGTGGGGTGGTGGCCGGTCTTCAATGTCGCCGACCCGTCGGTGGTGGGTGGAGCGATTCTGCTGGTGGCGCTGTCCTTGTTCGGATACGACTACGACCGCGAGGGCCGTACCACGCGAGCAGTCCCCGGCGACGAGGCTCCGGAGGCATCGGCGAACTCCGGTCCCGAGTCCGACACCGAGGGCGCCGACGCGCAGGCATCCCAGACCAAGCCGTCATGA
- a CDS encoding asparaginase yields MTTGGTIATEVDSDGIARHSSSGGDLLAASGSDDVVVDDLMAVDSAEMTPQRWQQIAAAVRGHVARGATGIVIAHGTDTLEETALWLALTCSVPVPVVLTGAQRSGDHPESDGPGNLRDAFTVAATGAALGVVVCFAGQVYPATGIRKVDLAAPAGFAGVAPIGQVRDGMFLRHADTPPVFLGTVTRAALPRVDVVSLYPGADAVALDAYVRAGAQGLVLEALGAGNANDVVIEAVSRHIANGIPVLVTTRVPAGTLAPGYAPGQKLVDAGAVTVSRLRSGQARVLCMAALATGSDLVSVVERLG; encoded by the coding sequence CTGACGACCGGCGGAACCATCGCGACCGAGGTGGACAGCGACGGTATCGCCCGGCACAGCAGCTCAGGCGGCGATCTGCTGGCGGCGTCCGGCTCTGATGATGTGGTCGTGGACGACCTGATGGCCGTCGACAGCGCGGAGATGACGCCCCAGCGCTGGCAACAGATCGCGGCCGCGGTCCGCGGACATGTCGCACGCGGTGCCACCGGAATCGTCATCGCGCACGGCACGGACACCCTTGAAGAGACCGCGCTGTGGCTGGCACTGACGTGTTCGGTGCCTGTCCCCGTGGTGCTCACCGGAGCGCAACGCAGCGGTGACCATCCGGAGTCCGACGGGCCAGGCAATCTGCGTGATGCGTTCACGGTGGCCGCGACCGGCGCGGCGCTGGGCGTGGTGGTCTGCTTTGCCGGTCAGGTGTATCCGGCGACGGGCATCCGCAAGGTCGATTTGGCCGCACCGGCCGGATTCGCCGGCGTTGCACCCATCGGGCAGGTGCGCGATGGAATGTTTCTGCGCCATGCCGACACACCGCCGGTCTTTCTGGGCACCGTGACGCGCGCCGCGCTGCCCCGTGTCGACGTCGTGAGCCTCTATCCGGGTGCCGATGCGGTGGCCCTCGATGCCTACGTGCGGGCCGGTGCCCAGGGCCTGGTACTGGAAGCTCTGGGCGCAGGCAACGCCAATGACGTTGTCATCGAGGCGGTTTCGCGCCACATCGCCAATGGCATCCCCGTGCTGGTGACCACCCGCGTACCGGCAGGGACGCTGGCCCCCGGGTATGCCCCGGGGCAGAAGCTGGTGGACGCGGGCGCGGTAACGGTGTCGCGTCTTCGTTCCGGGCAGGCCCGGGTGCTGTGCATGGCGGCGCTGGCCACCGGGTCAGATCTCGTCTCCGTCGTCGAGCGGCTCGGCTGA
- a CDS encoding lipoprotein LpqH has product MIIGVAVVATALSGCASPVARPGAAELKAMDASIAAAMASAIPVESAVPEPKAEGGHPAFISSGKARVTVEGTVVSMPGPVYCFVDKGLTRFLINVGPKKVSGGHAMVTLDQESLGVQMFDIQTRELIILLNEEDNVGELIKATRSGDDFLVEGEGSGWNAGVVKTMTYAIDVSCPPGWATG; this is encoded by the coding sequence ATGATCATCGGGGTGGCCGTCGTTGCCACCGCGCTGTCCGGCTGTGCGTCACCCGTGGCGCGGCCCGGTGCGGCAGAGCTCAAGGCCATGGACGCCAGCATCGCGGCCGCGATGGCCAGTGCTATACCGGTGGAGAGTGCGGTGCCGGAACCGAAGGCGGAGGGCGGGCACCCCGCCTTCATATCGTCGGGCAAGGCCAGGGTGACGGTCGAGGGCACCGTCGTGAGCATGCCCGGACCGGTCTATTGCTTCGTGGACAAAGGCCTGACTCGCTTTCTGATCAATGTCGGCCCCAAGAAAGTGTCTGGGGGACACGCGATGGTGACGCTCGACCAGGAGTCGCTGGGAGTGCAGATGTTCGATATTCAGACGCGCGAACTCATCATCTTGCTGAACGAGGAGGACAACGTCGGCGAGCTGATCAAGGCGACCCGCAGTGGCGACGACTTTCTCGTCGAGGGAGAGGGATCCGGCTGGAACGCCGGCGTCGTCAAGACCATGACCTATGCGATCGATGTCAGCTGCCCGCCGGGCTGGGCCACGGGCTAA
- the rarD gene encoding EamA family transporter RarD has translation MSAVQTTSEQNRRLKSGYLFGAGAYLMWGLFPAFFPLLEPASAVEILAHRMIWTLLLMVIVVAVSRRLRDLVAMGPRNWGLLVGASVLIALNWGVYIYAVNSGHVLDAALGYFINPLVTVLLGVLIFREPLSRWQMLALVLAFTAVAVLTVNYGQLPVITLILAVSFAGYGAIKKTVTVDPRVSLTAEGVVAAPFAIAYLVFLGLAGQQHFLGYTHGHTALMVLSGVVTALPLLLFGIAAQRIPLVTLGLLQYLTPTLQMLWGVLVKHEAMPPERWAGFVLIWAALAIFTVDMVRGSLISRRPASPRVTVRQSDTALGSGRD, from the coding sequence ATGAGCGCGGTCCAGACGACCTCTGAACAGAATCGCCGCCTGAAGTCCGGGTATTTGTTCGGAGCTGGCGCCTATCTGATGTGGGGTCTGTTCCCGGCGTTCTTTCCGCTGCTGGAGCCGGCGAGCGCGGTCGAGATTCTGGCGCACCGCATGATCTGGACGCTGCTGCTGATGGTCATCGTCGTGGCGGTGTCGCGACGGCTGCGCGACCTGGTCGCCATGGGACCGCGGAACTGGGGTCTGCTGGTCGGTGCATCGGTTCTCATCGCCCTCAACTGGGGTGTCTACATCTACGCCGTCAACTCCGGGCACGTGCTGGACGCCGCGCTCGGGTACTTTATCAACCCGTTGGTCACGGTGCTGCTGGGTGTGCTGATCTTCCGCGAGCCGCTCAGCCGGTGGCAAATGCTGGCCCTGGTGTTGGCGTTCACCGCCGTTGCGGTGCTCACGGTCAACTACGGGCAGCTGCCGGTGATCACATTGATCCTGGCCGTCTCGTTCGCGGGCTATGGGGCCATCAAGAAGACGGTGACCGTCGACCCTCGGGTGAGCCTGACCGCCGAGGGCGTTGTCGCGGCGCCGTTCGCGATTGCCTACCTGGTGTTCCTCGGTCTGGCCGGGCAGCAGCATTTCCTGGGTTACACACATGGTCACACCGCCCTGATGGTGCTCAGCGGTGTGGTGACGGCACTTCCGTTGCTGCTGTTCGGTATTGCAGCGCAACGCATTCCGCTGGTGACTCTCGGACTGTTGCAGTATCTGACGCCCACATTGCAGATGCTCTGGGGCGTGTTGGTCAAGCATGAGGCGATGCCGCCGGAGCGTTGGGCGGGCTTTGTCCTGATTTGGGCGGCATTGGCGATCTTCACGGTCGACATGGTGCGCGGCTCACTGATCTCGCGACGCCCGGCGAGCCCGCGGGTTACGGTTCGGCAGAGCGATACGGCTCTGGGGAGCGGGAGGGACTGA
- a CDS encoding DNA polymerase IV, translating into MCAAGRWVLHLDMDAFFASVEQLTRPTLRDRPVLVGGTGGRGVVAGASYEARIFGARSAMPMHQARRLVGISAVVLPPRGAVYGVASRRVFATVRSMIPVLEQLSFDEAFGEPAELAGATTESVTEYIAELRTRVLAETGLTASVGAGSGKQIAKIASGLAKPDGVRIIAPEEERSLLDDLPVRKLWGIGPVAEERLHRLGIDTIGQFAALQTSEVASVLGGTIGPALHQLARGIDERPVAERAETKQISAESTFPDDLTTLEQLREAIEPIGAHAHRRLVKHGRGVRTVTVKLRRSDMSILTRSATLPYATTERAVLMSAARRLLLDPVEIGPIRLVGVGFSGFSDVQQTSLFPDLDQGESVAETDETPAAAQQEAPRAASWGVGDDVEHPEFGHGWIQGTGHGVMTVRFETRSSGAGIARTFAVDDPGIARADPVASLDWPEESAEPLDDGDEI; encoded by the coding sequence GTGTGTGCTGCCGGTCGATGGGTTCTGCACCTCGACATGGATGCCTTCTTCGCTTCGGTCGAGCAGCTGACCCGGCCGACCCTGCGTGATCGTCCGGTCCTGGTCGGCGGTACCGGAGGTCGGGGCGTGGTGGCCGGCGCGAGTTACGAGGCCCGGATCTTCGGTGCGCGCTCGGCCATGCCCATGCACCAGGCGCGGCGTCTCGTAGGCATCAGTGCGGTCGTCCTGCCGCCGCGTGGCGCGGTGTACGGCGTCGCCAGTCGGCGGGTATTCGCGACCGTGCGGTCCATGATCCCCGTGCTCGAACAGCTGTCCTTCGACGAGGCCTTCGGCGAACCTGCTGAACTAGCCGGAGCCACAACCGAATCGGTGACCGAGTACATCGCCGAGCTGCGCACGCGGGTGCTCGCCGAAACCGGCCTGACCGCATCCGTCGGGGCGGGGTCCGGTAAGCAGATCGCCAAGATCGCCTCGGGGCTGGCCAAGCCCGATGGCGTGCGGATCATCGCGCCCGAGGAGGAACGGTCACTGCTCGACGACCTCCCGGTGCGCAAGTTGTGGGGGATCGGGCCCGTAGCCGAAGAACGACTGCACCGGTTGGGAATCGACACCATCGGTCAGTTCGCGGCACTGCAGACCAGCGAGGTGGCTTCGGTGCTCGGCGGCACGATCGGTCCCGCACTGCACCAACTTGCGCGTGGGATCGATGAACGCCCGGTGGCCGAACGTGCGGAAACCAAACAGATCAGTGCCGAGTCGACCTTTCCCGACGACCTGACAACCCTGGAGCAGCTCCGCGAAGCCATCGAGCCGATCGGCGCGCACGCGCATCGGAGACTCGTCAAACATGGGCGCGGGGTGCGCACCGTCACCGTGAAACTGCGCCGCTCGGATATGAGCATCCTGACCAGATCGGCGACCCTGCCCTACGCCACCACCGAACGCGCGGTGCTGATGTCTGCGGCGCGGCGGCTGCTGCTGGACCCCGTCGAAATCGGCCCCATTCGTCTTGTCGGCGTGGGATTCTCGGGCTTCTCCGATGTGCAGCAGACCTCACTTTTCCCCGACTTGGATCAGGGCGAGTCTGTCGCGGAAACCGACGAGACGCCGGCTGCCGCGCAACAGGAGGCCCCGCGCGCCGCGAGCTGGGGCGTCGGCGATGACGTCGAACACCCCGAGTTCGGTCACGGCTGGATCCAGGGCACCGGACATGGCGTCATGACCGTGAGATTCGAGACACGCAGCAGTGGTGCGGGCATCGCGCGCACCTTCGCGGTCGACGATCCGGGTATCGCCCGCGCCGATCCGGTGGCGAGCCTGGACTGGCCGGAGGAGTCAGCCGAGCCGCTCGACGACGGAGACGAGATCTGA
- a CDS encoding RluA family pseudouridine synthase: MTSRSLPVPDGLSGMRVDAGLARLLGLSRTAAAALAEEGAVLLDGVAVAKSEKLTAGTWLEVTLPEPKAPPENRVEAIEGMKILYADDDLVAVDKPAGVAAHASVGWTGPTVLGGLAAAGFRMTTSGVPERKGIVHRLDVGTSGVMVVALSEKAYTELKRAFKYRRVEKRYHALVQGHPDPSSGTIDAPIGRHRGHDWKFAVVEDGRHSITHYDTLEAFVAASLLEIHLETGRTHQIRVHFSAIKHPCCGDLTYGADPTLAAKLGLERQWLHAKSLAFAHPGDGRWMEITSEYPDDLAHALDVLR; encoded by the coding sequence ATGACATCGCGTTCCCTGCCCGTACCCGACGGTCTGTCCGGTATGCGAGTCGATGCCGGGCTGGCACGGCTACTCGGACTGTCCCGCACTGCGGCGGCAGCGCTGGCCGAGGAGGGCGCGGTGCTCCTGGACGGGGTCGCCGTCGCCAAGTCCGAGAAACTCACCGCGGGAACCTGGCTGGAGGTCACGCTTCCCGAGCCCAAAGCCCCACCCGAGAACCGCGTCGAGGCCATCGAGGGTATGAAAATCCTCTATGCCGATGACGACCTGGTCGCTGTCGACAAGCCGGCGGGTGTCGCCGCTCACGCCTCTGTGGGCTGGACCGGTCCTACCGTGCTCGGCGGGCTCGCCGCGGCGGGGTTTCGGATGACGACCTCCGGAGTGCCGGAACGTAAGGGAATCGTGCACCGGTTGGATGTCGGAACCTCCGGCGTGATGGTGGTTGCGCTGTCGGAGAAGGCCTATACAGAGCTCAAACGCGCCTTCAAATACCGCCGCGTGGAGAAGCGCTATCACGCTCTGGTGCAAGGACATCCAGATCCCTCCAGCGGCACCATCGACGCGCCCATCGGCCGGCATCGCGGACACGACTGGAAGTTCGCAGTCGTCGAGGACGGCCGTCACTCCATCACCCATTACGACACGCTCGAGGCGTTCGTGGCGGCCAGCCTGCTCGAGATCCACCTGGAGACCGGGCGTACGCATCAGATCCGGGTACATTTCTCGGCCATCAAGCATCCGTGCTGTGGCGACCTGACCTACGGTGCCGATCCGACGCTGGCCGCCAAGCTCGGGCTGGAACGCCAATGGCTGCATGCCAAGTCGCTGGCCTTCGCCCACCCCGGCGACGGCCGCTGGATGGAGATAACCAGCGAGTACCCCGACGATCTGGCGCATGCACTCGATGTCCTGCGATGA
- a CDS encoding class I SAM-dependent methyltransferase, with protein MAMNLVHRWCCSSEMWARKTESQLLPWALEGVELGADTLEIGPGYGANLRVLSKRTPQLTAVEIDETMAARLQRLYGDQATVIQGDGTELGFDTDRFSSVVCFTMLHHVPTPVLQDRLFAQAHRVLAPGGVFAGSDGVHSTFFRLLHIGDTYNPVPTTSLPDRLRAAGFTDIEHQLDGGNQRWRAVKAA; from the coding sequence ATGGCAATGAATCTGGTGCACCGTTGGTGCTGTAGCTCGGAGATGTGGGCACGCAAGACCGAGTCGCAGCTCCTCCCGTGGGCCCTGGAAGGGGTCGAGCTCGGTGCGGACACCCTGGAGATCGGTCCCGGCTACGGCGCGAATCTGCGTGTGCTAAGCAAGCGCACGCCGCAGCTCACCGCAGTGGAGATCGATGAGACCATGGCCGCGCGACTGCAGCGGCTCTACGGCGATCAGGCGACGGTCATCCAGGGTGATGGCACCGAGCTGGGTTTCGATACCGACCGCTTCAGCTCCGTGGTGTGCTTCACCATGCTGCATCACGTGCCGACACCCGTGCTGCAGGATCGACTGTTCGCACAGGCGCATCGGGTGCTGGCTCCCGGCGGTGTCTTCGCCGGCAGCGACGGCGTGCACTCCACCTTTTTCCGGCTGCTGCACATCGGTGACACCTACAACCCGGTACCGACCACCTCGCTGCCGGATCGCCTGCGCGCGGCGGGGTTCACCGATATCGAGCATCAGCTCGACGGTGGCAACCAGCGCTGGCGGGCCGTGAAGGCGGCCTAA
- a CDS encoding MFS transporter: protein MAVAPSTQRVSASCGASPVPHTTGTAGYRRLTGALFAAGLATFAALYGTQAVLPALSADLGVSPAAAALTVSVTTGMLALSIIPASALSERFGRTPVMLVSAIATTVIGLLLPASPTFAVLLMGRAAEGVALAGIPAVAMAFLAEEVHPGSLGSAMGRYIAGTTVGGLAGRLVASSVLDVSDWRIALLGSGAMTLVCTVLFAMLLPRSQFFVPKRVRVGTTLRILGMHLRNSVLLIMFGLGFLLMGGFVTVYNYLGYRLVAPPFGLPTAIAGLLFLLYLAGTVSSAVAGRLADRRGRGLVLIGAVTVTALGLALTVPDSLVTVIIGVGVFTAGFFAAHTVASGWVGAVAQRDRAEASALYLFSYYLGSSVAGAAGGLAYQSGGWALTVHFVGALLAIALVLAAAMIIRNRFGHINTPE from the coding sequence ATGGCCGTCGCCCCGAGTACCCAGAGAGTTTCGGCGAGCTGTGGTGCGAGTCCCGTGCCCCACACCACAGGAACCGCCGGATATCGGCGGCTGACCGGTGCGCTGTTCGCCGCCGGGCTTGCGACGTTCGCGGCCCTGTACGGAACACAGGCGGTGCTTCCCGCACTGTCCGCGGATCTGGGAGTCAGTCCGGCGGCTGCCGCCCTCACGGTTTCGGTGACTACCGGAATGCTGGCACTGTCGATCATCCCTGCCAGTGCTCTGTCGGAACGGTTCGGGCGCACCCCGGTGATGCTGGTGTCGGCAATCGCTACGACGGTCATCGGGCTGCTGCTTCCGGCCAGTCCTACGTTCGCGGTGTTGTTGATGGGCCGTGCGGCAGAAGGTGTCGCATTGGCCGGGATTCCGGCAGTGGCCATGGCATTCCTTGCCGAGGAGGTGCATCCGGGGTCTCTCGGTTCGGCGATGGGCAGATACATCGCCGGAACGACGGTCGGTGGACTTGCCGGGCGACTGGTGGCTTCTTCGGTGCTTGATGTGAGCGATTGGCGGATCGCGTTACTCGGCAGTGGCGCAATGACTTTGGTGTGCACGGTGTTGTTCGCGATGCTTCTTCCGAGGTCTCAGTTCTTCGTGCCCAAGAGGGTCAGGGTCGGCACCACACTGCGGATTCTCGGCATGCACCTGAGAAACTCGGTGCTGCTCATCATGTTCGGGCTGGGCTTTCTGTTGATGGGCGGGTTCGTCACGGTCTACAACTATTTGGGCTATCGCCTGGTGGCTCCGCCCTTCGGGCTTCCGACGGCAATCGCCGGGCTGCTGTTCCTGCTGTATCTGGCCGGAACGGTGTCGTCGGCGGTCGCCGGTCGGCTGGCGGATCGGCGCGGTAGGGGGCTGGTCCTGATCGGAGCGGTCACCGTCACCGCGCTGGGGCTTGCACTGACCGTCCCGGACTCGCTCGTCACGGTGATCATCGGGGTGGGTGTGTTCACCGCGGGCTTCTTCGCCGCACATACCGTCGCGAGCGGCTGGGTAGGCGCGGTCGCGCAGCGCGACCGGGCCGAAGCCTCTGCCCTGTACTTGTTCAGCTACTACCTGGGAAGTTCGGTGGCAGGTGCCGCGGGAGGATTGGCGTACCAGTCCGGCGGATGGGCGCTGACGGTCCATTTCGTCGGGGCGTTGTTGGCGATCGCGCTGGTCCTGGCGGCTGCGATGATCATTCGAAACCGGTTTGGCCATATCAACACACCCGAATAG
- the ileS gene encoding isoleucine--tRNA ligase, with the protein MPDGLRASGSSASESLRASGSSADAYPRTDLGADQRSGSPNLPALEKQVLGYWDEDDTFRASIAHRDGAPEYVFYDGPPFANGLPHYGHLLTGYVKDIVPRYQTMRGYQVDRRFGWDTHGLPAELEVERQLGITDKSQIDSMGIAEFNDACRESVLRYTKEWREYVTRQARWVDFDNDYKTLDLTFMESVIWAFKQLWDKGLAYEGYRVLPYCWRDETPLSNHELRMDDDVYQSRQDPAVTVGYRIAGNENTRWATLDGARLLIWTTTPWTLPSNLAVAVNPEVTYVLVAAEGRDGTADRYLLAQARVGAYARELGEEPTVLDTYTGAELLGMRYVPPFPYFQQGASPNAFTVLSGDYVTTDDGTGIVHMAPAYGEEDKNVTDKAGITPVTPVDSRGRFDVTVPDYEGQQVFDANAQIIKDLKNGTGSAAANGAVLLRHETYDHSYPHCWRCRNPLIYRAVSSWFIKVTEFRDRMVELNEQITWYPEHVKHGQFGKWLEGARDWSVSRNRYWGSPIPVWKSDDPAYPRIDVYGSLDELERDFGVRPTNLHRPYIDELTRPNPDDPTGKSTMRRIPDIFDVWFDSGSMPYAQVHYPFENAEWFENHFPADFIVEYIGQTRGWFYVMHVLATALFDRPAFRTCVSHGIVLGNDGQKMSKSLRNYPDVNEVFDRDGSDAMRWFLMASPILRGGNLIVTEQGIREGVRQVILPLWNAWSFLQLYAPKPGTWRTDSTQVLDKYILAKLAQLRDDLTKSMDDCDVSVACEQLRQFTDALTNWYVRRSRSRFWEEDADAIDTLHTVLETTCRLAAPLLPLTTEVIWRGLTGERSVHLTDWVSESVLPADPALVAAMDEVRKVASTGSSLRKAKKLRVRLPLLKLTVAVPDPKRLEPYTALIADELNVKSVELTDDIAVYGKFELTVNARAAGPRLGKDVQTVIRAVKAGDWAQQADGTVVAAGITLQEGEFDSKLVAAEPDSTAALPEGGGLVILDDTVTEELEAEGWARDLIRELQDLRKSSGLEVSDRIEVVLGVPADRRAWAERHRDLIAGEILATTLQIGEGGQNVPDPATDLGDGVRVSLVKAAG; encoded by the coding sequence ATGCCTGATGGTCTTCGCGCAAGCGGCTCATCCGCATCCGAGAGTCTTCGCGCAAGCGGCTCATCCGCGGACGCGTACCCGCGGACTGATCTTGGCGCCGATCAGCGCAGCGGATCGCCGAATCTCCCTGCGCTGGAAAAGCAGGTGCTGGGCTACTGGGACGAAGACGACACGTTCCGCGCGAGCATTGCACATCGTGACGGCGCCCCGGAATACGTCTTCTACGACGGGCCACCGTTCGCCAATGGACTGCCGCACTACGGGCATCTGCTCACCGGCTACGTCAAGGACATCGTCCCGCGCTATCAGACCATGCGCGGATACCAGGTGGACCGCCGGTTCGGTTGGGACACTCACGGATTGCCGGCAGAGCTGGAAGTCGAACGCCAGCTGGGCATCACCGACAAGTCTCAGATCGATTCGATGGGCATCGCCGAGTTCAACGATGCGTGCCGCGAATCGGTGCTGCGCTACACCAAGGAATGGCGCGAGTACGTGACTCGGCAAGCGCGCTGGGTGGACTTCGACAACGATTACAAGACGCTCGACCTGACCTTCATGGAGTCGGTGATCTGGGCGTTCAAACAGTTGTGGGACAAGGGCTTGGCGTACGAGGGATACCGCGTGCTGCCGTACTGCTGGCGTGACGAGACACCGCTGTCCAACCACGAGCTGCGCATGGACGACGACGTGTACCAGAGTCGTCAGGATCCCGCGGTCACCGTCGGTTACCGGATCGCCGGCAACGAGAACACGCGGTGGGCGACACTCGACGGTGCACGCCTGCTGATCTGGACCACCACTCCGTGGACCCTGCCCTCGAACCTGGCGGTCGCGGTGAACCCGGAGGTCACCTATGTGTTGGTGGCGGCCGAAGGCCGCGATGGGACGGCGGACCGTTATCTGTTGGCGCAGGCGCGGGTTGGGGCGTACGCCCGTGAGCTGGGTGAAGAGCCGACGGTGCTGGACACCTATACGGGTGCCGAGTTGCTGGGTATGCGGTACGTCCCTCCGTTCCCGTACTTCCAGCAGGGTGCCTCGCCGAACGCGTTCACCGTGCTCTCCGGGGATTACGTCACCACCGACGACGGCACCGGCATCGTGCATATGGCACCCGCATACGGTGAGGAGGACAAGAACGTCACCGACAAGGCCGGGATCACGCCAGTCACCCCTGTGGACTCGAGGGGGCGCTTCGATGTCACCGTGCCCGACTACGAGGGGCAGCAGGTATTCGACGCCAACGCGCAGATCATCAAGGATCTCAAGAATGGCACCGGCTCGGCCGCAGCCAACGGCGCGGTCTTGTTGCGCCACGAGACCTATGACCACTCCTACCCGCACTGCTGGCGCTGCCGTAACCCGTTGATCTACCGGGCGGTGTCTTCCTGGTTCATCAAGGTGACGGAATTCCGGGATCGAATGGTCGAACTCAACGAGCAGATCACCTGGTATCCAGAGCACGTCAAGCACGGCCAGTTCGGTAAGTGGCTGGAAGGTGCACGCGACTGGTCTGTTTCGCGGAACCGCTACTGGGGCAGCCCAATTCCAGTGTGGAAGTCCGACGATCCCGCATACCCGCGCATCGACGTCTACGGAAGTTTGGATGAGCTGGAGCGGGACTTCGGCGTGCGGCCGACCAACCTGCACCGGCCCTACATCGACGAGCTGACCCGCCCGAATCCCGACGACCCCACCGGCAAGTCCACCATGCGCCGCATCCCAGACATTTTCGATGTCTGGTTCGACTCGGGCTCAATGCCTTACGCGCAGGTGCACTACCCGTTCGAAAACGCCGAGTGGTTCGAGAATCATTTCCCGGCCGACTTCATCGTCGAGTACATCGGCCAAACCCGCGGCTGGTTCTACGTCATGCACGTGCTGGCGACCGCGCTGTTCGACCGGCCCGCGTTCAGAACCTGTGTGTCACATGGCATCGTGCTGGGCAACGACGGCCAGAAGATGAGCAAGTCGTTGCGCAACTACCCGGACGTCAACGAGGTGTTCGACCGCGACGGCTCCGACGCGATGCGGTGGTTCCTCATGGCATCGCCGATCCTGCGCGGCGGCAATCTGATCGTCACCGAGCAGGGGATCCGTGAGGGCGTGCGGCAGGTCATCCTGCCGTTGTGGAATGCCTGGAGCTTCCTGCAGCTGTACGCGCCCAAACCCGGCACCTGGCGCACCGACTCGACGCAGGTGCTGGACAAATACATCCTGGCCAAGTTGGCGCAGCTGCGCGACGACCTCACCAAGTCCATGGATGACTGCGACGTCTCCGTGGCGTGCGAGCAGCTGCGTCAGTTCACCGACGCACTGACCAATTGGTATGTGCGACGGTCCCGTTCGCGTTTCTGGGAGGAGGATGCGGACGCCATCGACACTCTGCACACCGTGTTGGAGACGACATGCAGGCTGGCCGCTCCGCTGCTTCCGTTGACCACCGAGGTCATCTGGCGCGGACTGACCGGAGAGCGGTCGGTGCACCTGACGGACTGGGTCTCCGAATCCGTGTTGCCCGCGGATCCGGCGCTGGTCGCCGCGATGGACGAGGTACGAAAAGTCGCCTCGACCGGTTCTTCCTTGCGCAAGGCCAAGAAGCTGCGGGTACGGTTGCCGCTGCTCAAGTTGACCGTGGCGGTGCCCGACCCCAAGCGACTGGAGCCCTACACAGCGCTCATCGCCGACGAGCTCAACGTGAAATCCGTTGAGCTGACCGATGATATCGCCGTGTACGGCAAGTTCGAGCTGACGGTCAACGCGCGGGCCGCCGGTCCCCGTCTGGGCAAGGATGTGCAGACCGTCATCCGCGCGGTCAAGGCCGGTGACTGGGCGCAGCAGGCCGACGGCACCGTCGTCGCCGCGGGAATCACCCTGCAGGAGGGTGAGTTCGATTCGAAACTGGTGGCCGCGGAGCCGGATTCCACGGCGGCGCTTCCCGAAGGCGGGGGATTGGTCATCCTGGATGACACCGTCACCGAGGAGTTGGAGGCCGAGGGTTGGGCGCGCGACCTGATTCGCGAACTGCAGGATCTGCGCAAGTCTTCGGGTCTTGAGGTCTCCGATCGTATCGAGGTCGTCCTGGGGGTGCCTGCCGATCGTCGCGCCTGGGCCGAACGCCACCGGGACCTGATCGCTGGTGAAATCTTGGCCACCACACTGCAGATCGGAGAGGGAGGCCAGAATGTGCCGGACCCCGCCACCGATCTCGGCGACGGGGTCCGGGTGTCCCTGGTGAAGGCGGCCGGTTAG